Proteins from a single region of Xiphophorus maculatus strain JP 163 A chromosome 22, X_maculatus-5.0-male, whole genome shotgun sequence:
- the srf gene encoding serum response factor isoform X1, producing MLPSQVGSAPSGNGSASGRTATAHGPGIRPVLVRTGQALPGVGESGGAAGRQGEREAAGMLGANGPGGSRGARPGNGAGLNPLQTAVQGGIVGLNPGVVMPHGARFDPDRDSAPLCSGSDNDSDSGDEDDPVGSLGDSRRGVKRERGEMEGAAAGQELGVPPGGYGMVTGGVAGAKPGKKTRGRVKIKMEFIDNKLRRYTTFSKRKTGIMKKAYELSTLTGTQVLLLVASETGHVYTFATRKLQPMITSETGKALIQTCLNSPDSPPRSDPSMDQRMSATGFEETDLTYQVSESESMGDTKDTLKPAFTVANLPGTTSSTQSTVPTTSTTMQVSTGASFPITNYLAPVSTSSNISANGTVLKTAGASTGVMQLPSGFTFMSAGTPLPPSTPTIPLSQLQQHFLALQGQHGQTLAAAPQPQQGQQAVLRFPAAVSLTGAGVPQQLQAIQVHPNTQPNSNSDSSPEISHTSANSTATVSLPATIVTSSVPTSVPGHMMYPSPHTVMYASTPALADGGLAVLNAFSQGTQAMQVSHAHSQDTGAVPQVFLTAPPGTVQIPVSAVQLHPMVIGQQSSGSSSSNLTELQVVNLDTTQSTKGD from the exons ATGTTACCTAGCCAGGTCGGATCGGCACCATCTGGAAACGGGTCGGCATCGGGCAGGACTGCTACGGCACACGGGCCGGGGATTCGTCCCGTTTTGGTCCGAACTGGTCAAGCCTTACCGGGGGTCGGTGAGAGCGGCGGAGCTGCGGGGCGACAGGGGGAGAGAGAGGCTGCCGGGATGCTGGGGGCAAACGGGCCAGGGGGTTCTAGAGGGGCGAGACCGGGGAACGGGGCCGGGTTGAACCCCCTGCAGACTGCCGTCCAAGGAGGCATTGTGGGGTTAAACCCCGGGGTGGTGATGCCCCATGGAGCCCGCTTCGACCCGGACCGGGATAGTGCTCCTCTATGCAGCGGCTCGGATAATGATTCGGACTCTGGAGACGAGGATGACCCGGTGGGTTCACTCGGGGACAGCAGGAGAGGGGTGAAGAGGGAAAGGGGGGAGATGGAAGGGGCGGCGGCGGGACAGGAGCTGGGAGTACCCCCCGGAGGGTACGGCATGGTGACCGGAGGAGTTGCCGGGGCGAAGCCGGGGAAGAAGACACGTGGGCgggtaaaaataaagatggaatTTATCGATAACAAGTTGAGACGCTACACCACGTTCAGCAAGAGGAAGACGGGCATTATGAAAAAG GCCTATGAACTCTCAACCCTGACAGGAAcccaggttctgctgctggtggCCAGCGAAACGGGTCATGTCTATACTTTCGCCACCCGGAAACTCCAGCCTATGATCACAAGCGAAACGGGCAAAGCCCTGATCCAGACATGCCTTAACTCGCCAGACTCTCCGCCGCGCTCCGACCCCTCCATGGACCAGCGCATGAGCGCCACGGGCTTTGAGGAGACAGACCTCACCTACCAGGTGTCGGAGTCGGAGAGCATGGGTGATACGAAG GACACACTGAAGCCAGCGTTCACTGTAGCCAATCTACCGGGCACAACGAGCAGCACTCAGTCCACGGTAcccaccacctccaccaccaTGCAGGTGAGCACTGGTGCGTCGTTTCCCATCACCAACTACCTGGCGCCCGTCTCGACCAGCAGCAACATCAGCGCTAATGGAACCGTCCTCAAGACAGCCGGCGCCTCAACAGGAGTCATGCAGCTTCCCAGTGGCTTCACCTTCATGTCCG CAGGCACTCCTCTCCCCCCCAGCACCCCCACCATTCCTCTGagccagctgcagcagcacttTCTGGCCCTCCAGGGGCAGCATGGTCAGACCCTGGCCGCCGCCCCGCAGCCACAGCAGGGACAGCAGGCTGTCCTCCGCTTCCCTGCTGCTGTCTCCCTCACAG gtgcAGGCGTTCCTCAGCAGCTCCAGGCCATCCAGGTCCATCCCAACACACAGCCCAACTCCAACAGCGACAGCAGCCCCGAGATCTCCCACACCTCCGCCAACTCCACCG CAACGGTGAGTCTCCCGGCAACCATCGTCACTTCGTCAGTGCCAACGTCTGTGCCGGGCCACATGATGTACCCCAGCCCTCACACGGTGATGTACGCCTCCACGCCGGCGCTGGCCGACGGGGGGCTGGCCGTGCTCAACGCCTTCTCCCAGGGAACCCAGGCCATGCAGGTGTCCCACGCGCACAGCCAAGACACAG GTGCCGTCCCTCAGGTGTTCCTCACAGCACCTCCCGGCACGGTGCAGATCCCTGTCTCAGCAGTGCAGCTACACCCA ATGGTGATTGGCCAGCAGTcgagcggcagcagcagcagtaacCTGACGGAGCTCCAGGTGGTCAATCTGGACACGACACAGAGCACAAAGGGCGACTGA
- the srf gene encoding serum response factor isoform X4, translated as MLPSQVGSAPSGNGSASGRTATAHGPGIRPVLVRTGQALPGVGESGGAAGRQGEREAAGMLGANGPGGSRGARPGNGAGLNPLQTAVQGGIVGLNPGVVMPHGARFDPDRDSAPLCSGSDNDSDSGDEDDPVGSLGDSRRGVKRERGEMEGAAAGQELGVPPGGYGMVTGGVAGAKPGKKTRGRVKIKMEFIDNKLRRYTTFSKRKTGIMKKAYELSTLTGTQVLLLVASETGHVYTFATRKLQPMITSETGKALIQTCLNSPDSPPRSDPSMDQRMSATGFEETDLTYQVSESESMGDTKDTLKPAFTVANLPGTTSSTQSTVPTTSTTMQVSTGASFPITNYLAPVSTSSNISANGTVLKTAGASTGVMQLPSGFTFMSGAGVPQQLQAIQVHPNTQPNSNSDSSPEISHTSANSTATVSLPATIVTSSVPTSVPGHMMYPSPHTVMYASTPALADGGLAVLNAFSQGTQAMQVSHAHSQDTGAVPQVFLTAPPGTVQIPVSAVQLHPMVIGQQSSGSSSSNLTELQVVNLDTTQSTKGD; from the exons ATGTTACCTAGCCAGGTCGGATCGGCACCATCTGGAAACGGGTCGGCATCGGGCAGGACTGCTACGGCACACGGGCCGGGGATTCGTCCCGTTTTGGTCCGAACTGGTCAAGCCTTACCGGGGGTCGGTGAGAGCGGCGGAGCTGCGGGGCGACAGGGGGAGAGAGAGGCTGCCGGGATGCTGGGGGCAAACGGGCCAGGGGGTTCTAGAGGGGCGAGACCGGGGAACGGGGCCGGGTTGAACCCCCTGCAGACTGCCGTCCAAGGAGGCATTGTGGGGTTAAACCCCGGGGTGGTGATGCCCCATGGAGCCCGCTTCGACCCGGACCGGGATAGTGCTCCTCTATGCAGCGGCTCGGATAATGATTCGGACTCTGGAGACGAGGATGACCCGGTGGGTTCACTCGGGGACAGCAGGAGAGGGGTGAAGAGGGAAAGGGGGGAGATGGAAGGGGCGGCGGCGGGACAGGAGCTGGGAGTACCCCCCGGAGGGTACGGCATGGTGACCGGAGGAGTTGCCGGGGCGAAGCCGGGGAAGAAGACACGTGGGCgggtaaaaataaagatggaatTTATCGATAACAAGTTGAGACGCTACACCACGTTCAGCAAGAGGAAGACGGGCATTATGAAAAAG GCCTATGAACTCTCAACCCTGACAGGAAcccaggttctgctgctggtggCCAGCGAAACGGGTCATGTCTATACTTTCGCCACCCGGAAACTCCAGCCTATGATCACAAGCGAAACGGGCAAAGCCCTGATCCAGACATGCCTTAACTCGCCAGACTCTCCGCCGCGCTCCGACCCCTCCATGGACCAGCGCATGAGCGCCACGGGCTTTGAGGAGACAGACCTCACCTACCAGGTGTCGGAGTCGGAGAGCATGGGTGATACGAAG GACACACTGAAGCCAGCGTTCACTGTAGCCAATCTACCGGGCACAACGAGCAGCACTCAGTCCACGGTAcccaccacctccaccaccaTGCAGGTGAGCACTGGTGCGTCGTTTCCCATCACCAACTACCTGGCGCCCGTCTCGACCAGCAGCAACATCAGCGCTAATGGAACCGTCCTCAAGACAGCCGGCGCCTCAACAGGAGTCATGCAGCTTCCCAGTGGCTTCACCTTCATGTCCG gtgcAGGCGTTCCTCAGCAGCTCCAGGCCATCCAGGTCCATCCCAACACACAGCCCAACTCCAACAGCGACAGCAGCCCCGAGATCTCCCACACCTCCGCCAACTCCACCG CAACGGTGAGTCTCCCGGCAACCATCGTCACTTCGTCAGTGCCAACGTCTGTGCCGGGCCACATGATGTACCCCAGCCCTCACACGGTGATGTACGCCTCCACGCCGGCGCTGGCCGACGGGGGGCTGGCCGTGCTCAACGCCTTCTCCCAGGGAACCCAGGCCATGCAGGTGTCCCACGCGCACAGCCAAGACACAG GTGCCGTCCCTCAGGTGTTCCTCACAGCACCTCCCGGCACGGTGCAGATCCCTGTCTCAGCAGTGCAGCTACACCCA ATGGTGATTGGCCAGCAGTcgagcggcagcagcagcagtaacCTGACGGAGCTCCAGGTGGTCAATCTGGACACGACACAGAGCACAAAGGGCGACTGA
- the srf gene encoding serum response factor isoform X5, protein MLPSQVGSAPSGNGSASGRTATAHGPGIRPVLVRTGQALPGVGESGGAAGRQGEREAAGMLGANGPGGSRGARPGNGAGLNPLQTAVQGGIVGLNPGVVMPHGARFDPDRDSAPLCSGSDNDSDSGDEDDPVGSLGDSRRGVKRERGEMEGAAAGQELGVPPGGYGMVTGGVAGAKPGKKTRGRVKIKMEFIDNKLRRYTTFSKRKTGIMKKAYELSTLTGTQVLLLVASETGHVYTFATRKLQPMITSETGKALIQTCLNSPDSPPRSDPSMDQRMSATGFEETDLTYQVSESESMGDTKDTLKPAFTVANLPGTTSSTQSTVPTTSTTMQVSTGASFPITNYLAPVSTSSNISANGTVLKTAGASTGVMQLPSGFTFMSGVPQQLQAIQVHPNTQPNSNSDSSPEISHTSANSTATVSLPATIVTSSVPTSVPGHMMYPSPHTVMYASTPALADGGLAVLNAFSQGTQAMQVSHAHSQDTGAVPQVFLTAPPGTVQIPVSAVQLHPMVIGQQSSGSSSSNLTELQVVNLDTTQSTKGD, encoded by the exons ATGTTACCTAGCCAGGTCGGATCGGCACCATCTGGAAACGGGTCGGCATCGGGCAGGACTGCTACGGCACACGGGCCGGGGATTCGTCCCGTTTTGGTCCGAACTGGTCAAGCCTTACCGGGGGTCGGTGAGAGCGGCGGAGCTGCGGGGCGACAGGGGGAGAGAGAGGCTGCCGGGATGCTGGGGGCAAACGGGCCAGGGGGTTCTAGAGGGGCGAGACCGGGGAACGGGGCCGGGTTGAACCCCCTGCAGACTGCCGTCCAAGGAGGCATTGTGGGGTTAAACCCCGGGGTGGTGATGCCCCATGGAGCCCGCTTCGACCCGGACCGGGATAGTGCTCCTCTATGCAGCGGCTCGGATAATGATTCGGACTCTGGAGACGAGGATGACCCGGTGGGTTCACTCGGGGACAGCAGGAGAGGGGTGAAGAGGGAAAGGGGGGAGATGGAAGGGGCGGCGGCGGGACAGGAGCTGGGAGTACCCCCCGGAGGGTACGGCATGGTGACCGGAGGAGTTGCCGGGGCGAAGCCGGGGAAGAAGACACGTGGGCgggtaaaaataaagatggaatTTATCGATAACAAGTTGAGACGCTACACCACGTTCAGCAAGAGGAAGACGGGCATTATGAAAAAG GCCTATGAACTCTCAACCCTGACAGGAAcccaggttctgctgctggtggCCAGCGAAACGGGTCATGTCTATACTTTCGCCACCCGGAAACTCCAGCCTATGATCACAAGCGAAACGGGCAAAGCCCTGATCCAGACATGCCTTAACTCGCCAGACTCTCCGCCGCGCTCCGACCCCTCCATGGACCAGCGCATGAGCGCCACGGGCTTTGAGGAGACAGACCTCACCTACCAGGTGTCGGAGTCGGAGAGCATGGGTGATACGAAG GACACACTGAAGCCAGCGTTCACTGTAGCCAATCTACCGGGCACAACGAGCAGCACTCAGTCCACGGTAcccaccacctccaccaccaTGCAGGTGAGCACTGGTGCGTCGTTTCCCATCACCAACTACCTGGCGCCCGTCTCGACCAGCAGCAACATCAGCGCTAATGGAACCGTCCTCAAGACAGCCGGCGCCTCAACAGGAGTCATGCAGCTTCCCAGTGGCTTCACCTTCATGTCCG GCGTTCCTCAGCAGCTCCAGGCCATCCAGGTCCATCCCAACACACAGCCCAACTCCAACAGCGACAGCAGCCCCGAGATCTCCCACACCTCCGCCAACTCCACCG CAACGGTGAGTCTCCCGGCAACCATCGTCACTTCGTCAGTGCCAACGTCTGTGCCGGGCCACATGATGTACCCCAGCCCTCACACGGTGATGTACGCCTCCACGCCGGCGCTGGCCGACGGGGGGCTGGCCGTGCTCAACGCCTTCTCCCAGGGAACCCAGGCCATGCAGGTGTCCCACGCGCACAGCCAAGACACAG GTGCCGTCCCTCAGGTGTTCCTCACAGCACCTCCCGGCACGGTGCAGATCCCTGTCTCAGCAGTGCAGCTACACCCA ATGGTGATTGGCCAGCAGTcgagcggcagcagcagcagtaacCTGACGGAGCTCCAGGTGGTCAATCTGGACACGACACAGAGCACAAAGGGCGACTGA
- the srf gene encoding serum response factor isoform X2, whose amino-acid sequence MLPSQVGSAPSGNGSASGRTATAHGPGIRPVLVRTGQALPGVGESGGAAGRQGEREAAGMLGANGPGGSRGARPGNGAGLNPLQTAVQGGIVGLNPGVVMPHGARFDPDRDSAPLCSGSDNDSDSGDEDDPVGSLGDSRRGVKRERGEMEGAAAGQELGVPPGGYGMVTGGVAGAKPGKKTRGRVKIKMEFIDNKLRRYTTFSKRKTGIMKKAYELSTLTGTQVLLLVASETGHVYTFATRKLQPMITSETGKALIQTCLNSPDSPPRSDPSMDQRMSATGFEETDLTYQVSESESMGDTKDTLKPAFTVANLPGTTSSTQSTVPTTSTTMQVSTGASFPITNYLAPVSTSSNISANGTVLKTAGASTGVMQLPSGFTFMSAGTPLPPSTPTIPLSQLQQHFLALQGQHGQTLAAAPQPQQGQQAVLRFPAAVSLTGVPQQLQAIQVHPNTQPNSNSDSSPEISHTSANSTATVSLPATIVTSSVPTSVPGHMMYPSPHTVMYASTPALADGGLAVLNAFSQGTQAMQVSHAHSQDTGAVPQVFLTAPPGTVQIPVSAVQLHPMVIGQQSSGSSSSNLTELQVVNLDTTQSTKGD is encoded by the exons ATGTTACCTAGCCAGGTCGGATCGGCACCATCTGGAAACGGGTCGGCATCGGGCAGGACTGCTACGGCACACGGGCCGGGGATTCGTCCCGTTTTGGTCCGAACTGGTCAAGCCTTACCGGGGGTCGGTGAGAGCGGCGGAGCTGCGGGGCGACAGGGGGAGAGAGAGGCTGCCGGGATGCTGGGGGCAAACGGGCCAGGGGGTTCTAGAGGGGCGAGACCGGGGAACGGGGCCGGGTTGAACCCCCTGCAGACTGCCGTCCAAGGAGGCATTGTGGGGTTAAACCCCGGGGTGGTGATGCCCCATGGAGCCCGCTTCGACCCGGACCGGGATAGTGCTCCTCTATGCAGCGGCTCGGATAATGATTCGGACTCTGGAGACGAGGATGACCCGGTGGGTTCACTCGGGGACAGCAGGAGAGGGGTGAAGAGGGAAAGGGGGGAGATGGAAGGGGCGGCGGCGGGACAGGAGCTGGGAGTACCCCCCGGAGGGTACGGCATGGTGACCGGAGGAGTTGCCGGGGCGAAGCCGGGGAAGAAGACACGTGGGCgggtaaaaataaagatggaatTTATCGATAACAAGTTGAGACGCTACACCACGTTCAGCAAGAGGAAGACGGGCATTATGAAAAAG GCCTATGAACTCTCAACCCTGACAGGAAcccaggttctgctgctggtggCCAGCGAAACGGGTCATGTCTATACTTTCGCCACCCGGAAACTCCAGCCTATGATCACAAGCGAAACGGGCAAAGCCCTGATCCAGACATGCCTTAACTCGCCAGACTCTCCGCCGCGCTCCGACCCCTCCATGGACCAGCGCATGAGCGCCACGGGCTTTGAGGAGACAGACCTCACCTACCAGGTGTCGGAGTCGGAGAGCATGGGTGATACGAAG GACACACTGAAGCCAGCGTTCACTGTAGCCAATCTACCGGGCACAACGAGCAGCACTCAGTCCACGGTAcccaccacctccaccaccaTGCAGGTGAGCACTGGTGCGTCGTTTCCCATCACCAACTACCTGGCGCCCGTCTCGACCAGCAGCAACATCAGCGCTAATGGAACCGTCCTCAAGACAGCCGGCGCCTCAACAGGAGTCATGCAGCTTCCCAGTGGCTTCACCTTCATGTCCG CAGGCACTCCTCTCCCCCCCAGCACCCCCACCATTCCTCTGagccagctgcagcagcacttTCTGGCCCTCCAGGGGCAGCATGGTCAGACCCTGGCCGCCGCCCCGCAGCCACAGCAGGGACAGCAGGCTGTCCTCCGCTTCCCTGCTGCTGTCTCCCTCACAG GCGTTCCTCAGCAGCTCCAGGCCATCCAGGTCCATCCCAACACACAGCCCAACTCCAACAGCGACAGCAGCCCCGAGATCTCCCACACCTCCGCCAACTCCACCG CAACGGTGAGTCTCCCGGCAACCATCGTCACTTCGTCAGTGCCAACGTCTGTGCCGGGCCACATGATGTACCCCAGCCCTCACACGGTGATGTACGCCTCCACGCCGGCGCTGGCCGACGGGGGGCTGGCCGTGCTCAACGCCTTCTCCCAGGGAACCCAGGCCATGCAGGTGTCCCACGCGCACAGCCAAGACACAG GTGCCGTCCCTCAGGTGTTCCTCACAGCACCTCCCGGCACGGTGCAGATCCCTGTCTCAGCAGTGCAGCTACACCCA ATGGTGATTGGCCAGCAGTcgagcggcagcagcagcagtaacCTGACGGAGCTCCAGGTGGTCAATCTGGACACGACACAGAGCACAAAGGGCGACTGA
- the srf gene encoding serum response factor isoform X3, producing the protein MLPSQVGSAPSGNGSASGRTATAHGPGIRPVLVRTGQALPGVGESGGAAGRQGEREAAGMLGANGPGGSRGARPGNGAGLNPLQTAVQGGIVGLNPGVVMPHGARFDPDRDSAPLCSGSDNDSDSGDEDDPVGSLGDSRRGVKRERGEMEGAAAGQELGVPPGGYGMVTGGVAGAKPGKKTRGRVKIKMEFIDNKLRRYTTFSKRKTGIMKKAYELSTLTGTQVLLLVASETGHVYTFATRKLQPMITSETGKALIQTCLNSPDSPPRSDPSMDQRMSATGFEETDLTYQVSESESMGDTKDTLKPAFTVANLPGTTSSTQSTVPTTSTTMQVSTGASFPITNYLAPVSTSSNISANGTVLKTAGASTGVMQLPSGFTFMSAGTPLPPSTPTIPLSQLQQHFLALQGQHGQTLAAAPQPQQGQQAVLRFPAAVSLTGAGVPQQLQAIQVHPNTQPNSNSDSSPEISHTSANSTATVSLPATIVTSSVPTSVPGHMMYPSPHTVMYASTPALADGGLAVLNAFSQGTQAMQVSHAHSQDTGAVPQVFLTAPPGTVQIPVSAVQLHPVRQDLHFTNGDWPAVERQQQQ; encoded by the exons ATGTTACCTAGCCAGGTCGGATCGGCACCATCTGGAAACGGGTCGGCATCGGGCAGGACTGCTACGGCACACGGGCCGGGGATTCGTCCCGTTTTGGTCCGAACTGGTCAAGCCTTACCGGGGGTCGGTGAGAGCGGCGGAGCTGCGGGGCGACAGGGGGAGAGAGAGGCTGCCGGGATGCTGGGGGCAAACGGGCCAGGGGGTTCTAGAGGGGCGAGACCGGGGAACGGGGCCGGGTTGAACCCCCTGCAGACTGCCGTCCAAGGAGGCATTGTGGGGTTAAACCCCGGGGTGGTGATGCCCCATGGAGCCCGCTTCGACCCGGACCGGGATAGTGCTCCTCTATGCAGCGGCTCGGATAATGATTCGGACTCTGGAGACGAGGATGACCCGGTGGGTTCACTCGGGGACAGCAGGAGAGGGGTGAAGAGGGAAAGGGGGGAGATGGAAGGGGCGGCGGCGGGACAGGAGCTGGGAGTACCCCCCGGAGGGTACGGCATGGTGACCGGAGGAGTTGCCGGGGCGAAGCCGGGGAAGAAGACACGTGGGCgggtaaaaataaagatggaatTTATCGATAACAAGTTGAGACGCTACACCACGTTCAGCAAGAGGAAGACGGGCATTATGAAAAAG GCCTATGAACTCTCAACCCTGACAGGAAcccaggttctgctgctggtggCCAGCGAAACGGGTCATGTCTATACTTTCGCCACCCGGAAACTCCAGCCTATGATCACAAGCGAAACGGGCAAAGCCCTGATCCAGACATGCCTTAACTCGCCAGACTCTCCGCCGCGCTCCGACCCCTCCATGGACCAGCGCATGAGCGCCACGGGCTTTGAGGAGACAGACCTCACCTACCAGGTGTCGGAGTCGGAGAGCATGGGTGATACGAAG GACACACTGAAGCCAGCGTTCACTGTAGCCAATCTACCGGGCACAACGAGCAGCACTCAGTCCACGGTAcccaccacctccaccaccaTGCAGGTGAGCACTGGTGCGTCGTTTCCCATCACCAACTACCTGGCGCCCGTCTCGACCAGCAGCAACATCAGCGCTAATGGAACCGTCCTCAAGACAGCCGGCGCCTCAACAGGAGTCATGCAGCTTCCCAGTGGCTTCACCTTCATGTCCG CAGGCACTCCTCTCCCCCCCAGCACCCCCACCATTCCTCTGagccagctgcagcagcacttTCTGGCCCTCCAGGGGCAGCATGGTCAGACCCTGGCCGCCGCCCCGCAGCCACAGCAGGGACAGCAGGCTGTCCTCCGCTTCCCTGCTGCTGTCTCCCTCACAG gtgcAGGCGTTCCTCAGCAGCTCCAGGCCATCCAGGTCCATCCCAACACACAGCCCAACTCCAACAGCGACAGCAGCCCCGAGATCTCCCACACCTCCGCCAACTCCACCG CAACGGTGAGTCTCCCGGCAACCATCGTCACTTCGTCAGTGCCAACGTCTGTGCCGGGCCACATGATGTACCCCAGCCCTCACACGGTGATGTACGCCTCCACGCCGGCGCTGGCCGACGGGGGGCTGGCCGTGCTCAACGCCTTCTCCCAGGGAACCCAGGCCATGCAGGTGTCCCACGCGCACAGCCAAGACACAG GTGCCGTCCCTCAGGTGTTCCTCACAGCACCTCCCGGCACGGTGCAGATCCCTGTCTCAGCAGTGCAGCTACACCCAGTACGGCAAGATCTGCATTTCACAA ATGGTGATTGGCCAGCAGTcgagcggcagcagcagcagtaa